One segment of Nerophis lumbriciformis linkage group LG35, RoL_Nlum_v2.1, whole genome shotgun sequence DNA contains the following:
- the LOC133575119 gene encoding protein lin-32-like encodes MCHFAMRAEAAEQLAPGTGASAPGVPDSGREEAGETATLHCAGPQRHRRVAANARERRRMHGLNKAFDELRSVIPSLENEKKLSKYDTLQMAQIYITELSDILARVVQQECRSSHPGRNLVNTPMPDHSPRAERRDLVILNGPKSDLKKSASCPSSDGESSHLSDMEEHLSGRL; translated from the coding sequence ATGTGTCATTTCGCCATGAGAGCCGAGGCGGCGGAGCAACTTGCGCCGGGGACCGGCGCGTCCGCCCCGGGAGTCCCCGACTCCGGCCGCGAGGAGGCGGGCGAGACGGCCACCCTGCACTGCGCGGGGCCGCAGAGGCACCGGCGGGTGGCGGCCAACGCGCGGGAGCGCAGAAGGATGCACGGCCTCAACAAAGCCTTCGACGAGCTGAGGAGCGTCATCCCCTCCCTGGAGAACGAGAAGAAGCTGTCCAAGTACGACACGCTGCAAATGGCGCAGATTTACATCACCGAGCTGTCGGATATTCTGGCCAGGGTGGTGCAGCAGGAGTGCAGGAGCTCGCACCCCGGGAGGAACCTGGTGAACACGCCCATGCCGGACCACAGTCCACGGGCAGAGCGAAGGGACTTGGTCATACTTAATGGGCCTAAATCGGACCTGAAAAAAAGCGCGTCTTGCCCCAGCAGTGATGGGGAGTCTTCTCACCTCAGTGACATGGAGGAACATCTCAGTGGGAGACTTTGA